The Fusarium oxysporum Fo47 chromosome II, complete sequence genome includes a region encoding these proteins:
- a CDS encoding concanavalin A-like lectin/glucanase domain-containing protein produces MLNQVLSSAGVCLAALNLVSALTFTDCNPLKEGNLNSTIKYDKKGAKFTIKEDTNAPTIATEKYIFFGRVDVELQAAPGQGIVTAMVLQSDTLDEIDWEWLGGDTTQVQSNYLSKGDTTTYDRGDFHNVTEPLTTFHKYSIEWNKNAVQWIIDGNVVRTLKAAEVKGFPQSPMQIKLGIWCAGGSQTEQGTVDWAGGLTDFSKAPFDAYYKSVTIVDYAGGNGPAPKSVKEYVYGDNRGSVDSIKVKYGSTLDVEEKKNSVKNKPEPIGTEIETDAPREKDGQSNPTISKPYGGLVILNFTATPVGTPAPGKTGSSGQGFNGDVPQSAASRGTIQEGLIAGILFVMYLAA; encoded by the exons ATGTTGAATCAGGTTCTTTCGTCCGCTGGTGTATGCCTGGCGGCTTTAAATCTTGTTTCTGCCCTGACCTTTACCGACTGCAACCCGCTAAAAGAGG GAAACTTGAACTCTACAATCAAGTATGACAAGAAGGGGGCCAAGTTCACCATCAAAGAAGACACCAACGCTCCTACTATCGCTACGGAAAAGTACATCTTTTTTGGTCGTGTCGATGTCGAGTTGCAGGCTGCTCCTGGACAAGGTATCGTGACGGCTATGGTGTTGCAGTCCGATACTCTCGATGAG ATTGACTGGGAGTGGCTTGGCGGTGATACCACACAAGTGCAGTCCAACTACCTCTCCAAGGGTGACACGACCACCTACGACCGCGGAGATTTCCACAATGTTACCGAACCCCTGACGACATTTCACAAATACTCGATCGAATGGAACAAGAATGCGGTTCAATGGATTATCGACGGCAACGTTGTCCGCACCCTCAAAGCCGCTGAAGTCAAAGGTTTTCCACAGTCGCCCATGCAGATCAAGCTAGGCATTTGGTGCGCCGGCGGCAGTCAGACCGAGCAAGGGACAGTTGATTGGGCGGGAGGCCTGACTGACTTTTCCAAAGCTCCCTTTGATGCTTACTATAAGAGTGTCACCATTGTCGACTATGCGGGTGGCAATGGCCCTGCCCCCAAGAGTGTCAAAGAATACGTCTACGGCGACAACCGGGGCAGCGTGGACAGCATCAAGGTTAAGTATGGCTCCACCTTGGAcgtggaagagaagaagaattcAGTCAAAAACAAGCCTGAACCCATTGGTACCGAAATAGAGACTGATGCACCTAGGGAGAAAGACGGTCAGAGCAATCCTACGATCTCCAAGCCCTATGGTGGTCTCGTCATTTTAAACTTTACTGCCACTCCAGTCGGGACCCCGGCTCCTGGCAAAACTGGCTCTTCCGGACAAGGCTTCAATGGCGATGTTCCTCAATCGGCGGCTTCTCGAGGTACCATTCAGGAAGGTTTGATTGCCGGAATCCTGTTTGTCATGTACTTAGCTGCATGA
- a CDS encoding T5orf172 domain-containing protein translates to MSLRNNEKSETATNLASSPKPQKLNSKAIPDLSTPNSPDQAPRVSRDETCPAGAVSSLPSPPTTPPRQSSALTAHEKQPTEARFNATILRTSPGLDDNRCGALTKANRPCRSRTPVSNRAGVTSQLESIIALTQSSMELEVTLDKLAKLVHCKHHTSSVSKKERIEAWIKIFPVGEASITDPATAVEKGIRKALSLKSAQCIGIVDSVGSRCLLKVLETNIYCPQHINKQPLQKVASWKLSIAEILEEHSVKLAESSIPEKTRGPSGAPNRQGSPESPSTSRSDELVLRSGRLLIPNFDRDLSTYWPTKYNTSPFEIIARSDRVADSKSSYDMVKGEILRELHDRDQRDGQVYMYKVEGNPGFVKIGYTTRFVEERLQEWDFDCNRASKALYPISLSTAAAIPNARRVEALCHAELDHRRIMIYCHGCLKQHLEWFEIPSTEAIAVIQKWSDWMATRPYQSTQLRNKTKWTIKEEERTRTRDMDRFMREISGVSRQGDAGKYDTDLFLRLGSPTLQYLMTVCSSLWHIPV, encoded by the exons ATGTCCTTACGGAACAATGAGAAAAGCGAGACGGCTACCAACCTTGCCAGTTCCCCCAAGCCTCAGAAATTGAACTCGAAGGCCATCCCAGATTTAAGTACTCCGAACTCGCCAGACCAAGCCCCGAGAGTGTCTAGAGACGAAACCTGTCCGGCTGGAGCCGTCTCATCTCTTCCCAGCCCTCCAACAACCCCTCCTCGACAATCGTCAGCATTGACGGCTCATGAGAAGCAGCCGACAGAGGCAAGGTTCAACGCTACGATACTGAGGACTAGTCCGGGTCTCGACGATAACCGATGCGGGGCTCTTACGAAAGCGAATAGACCTTGTCGAAGTCGGACACCGGTATCGAACAGAGCCGGGGTCACTTCTCAGCTCGAGTCGATCATTGCTCTCACGCAATCATCTATGGAACTCGAAGTTACGCTAGATAAGCTTGCTAAGCTTGTGCATTGCAAACACCATACTAGTAGTGTTTCGAAAAAGGAGCGAATCGAAGCCTGGATCAAGATATTTCCCGTCGGAGAAGCAAGCATTACCGACCCTGCCACAGCGGTTGAAAAGGGAATCCGAAAGGCCCTGAGTCTAAAGTCTGCCCAGTGCATAGGAATAGTGGATAGTGTAGGGTCGCGCT GTCTCCTGAAAGTTCTTGAGACCAATATTTACTGTCCTCAGCACATAAACAAGCAACCCTTGCAAAAGGTGGCATCGTGGAAGTTGAGCATTGCGGAGATCCTAGAGGAGCACTCTGTAAAGTTGGCCGAAAGCAGTATACCCGAGAAGACCAGAGGCCCTTCCGGAGCTCCAAACAGACAAGGGTCCCCCGAGAGCCCCTCGACCAGCAGGAGCGATGAACTTGTCTTGAGAAGTGGAAGGCTGTTGATTCCCAACTTCGATCGAGATTTGAGCACATATTGGCCAACCAAATACAATACCTCCCCCTTCGAGATAATCGCGAGGAGCGACAGAGTTGCTGACTCTAAGTCTTCATATGACATGGTCAAAGGCGAAATTCTGAGAGAGCTACACGACAGGGACCAGAGAGATGGGCAAGTTTATATGTATAAGGTTGAAGGAAACCCAGGATTTGTGAAGATTGGGTACACGACTCGTTTCGTGGAGGAACGCCTTCAGGAGTGGGACTTCGATTGCAATAGGGCCTCCAAAGCCCTGTACCCCATTTCTTTAAGTACGGCTGCTGCCATTCCAAATGCCCGTCGTGTTGAGGCTTTATGTCACGCGGAGCTGGACCATCGAAGAATCATGATCTATTGCCACGGTTGCCTAAAGCAGCACCTAGAATGGTTCGAAATTCCATCTACAGAAGCCATTGCGGTGATCCAAAAGTGGTCCGATTGGATGGCGACCCGCCCGTACCAGTCCACTCAGCTTAGAAATAAGACAAAATGGACGAtcaaagaggaggagagaacGAGAACGCGGGATATGGACCGTTTTATGAGGGAGATATCAGGAGTCAGCCGACAGGGAGATGCGGGGAAG TATGATACAGATCTATTCCTTCGTCTTGGAAGCCCTACTCTCCAATACTTAATGACTGTATGTTCATCTTTGTGGCATATACCGGTTTAG
- a CDS encoding Rieske [2Fe-2S] iron-sulfur domain-containing protein → MQSTLPASWYREPGFYQLERRAIFSKSWILISHSCQFNETGKYVRYEMAGYPFFVIRDRAGNINAFLNICRHRAFPIVHKDSGQASVLSCKYHGWSYKMNGDLAKAPRFDSVQEFDKDSYKLYKVHTHIDKLGFVWVNLDAAETPTHSWEEQFGGVTEQPRLANYDLNNYKFDHTWSMEGKFNWKTLIENYNECYHCPTAHPGLAPFFKGNRQMVYGCQKHWIEHLGGKGEERSSSVSPTFAFPNASITLTPILFYMMSIVPTSATTSLMRYEVYRAKDATDKAFREKLDFFAQVEGEDKWLANGAQGNLNSDTYTTGPFHPEVEEGVTFVTSLIKDVLHQHVDEEKKRGDEWWPARRALVKKTSEEDEVFCRGVCQNSTLNGNSAGEELAW, encoded by the exons ATGCAAAGCACTCTCCCAGCATCATGGTACCGTGAGCCTGGCTTCTACCAGCTCGAACGGCGTGCGATTTTTAGTAAATCATGGATTCTGATATCCCATTCCTGCCAGTTCAACGAGACTGGGAAATACGTTCGCTATGAAATGGCTGGCTACCCATTTTTTGTTATTCGAGATCGAGCCGGTAATATTAATGCTTTCCTTAACATTTGTCGCCACAGGGCATTCCCCATTGTCCACAAAGACTCAGGACAAGCATCAGTATTGTCATGCAAGTACCATG GATGGTCGTACAAGATGAACGGTGACTTGGCCAAGGCTCCACGGTTTGACAGCGTTCAAGAATTCGACAAAGACAGCTACAAATTGTATAAGGTACATACTCATATCGACAAGCTTGGCTTCGTCTGGGTCAACCTTGATGCTGCCGAGACACCAACCCACAGCTGGGAGGAGCAATTCGGCGGAGTGACTGAGCAGCCACGCCTGGCAAACTACGACTTGAACAACTATAAGTTTGACCACACTTGGTCGATGGAGGGCAAGTTCAACTGGAAGACTCTGATTGAGAATTACAACGAG TGTTACCATTGTCCCACTGCTCATCCAGGTCTCGCACCCTTTTTCAAGGGCAACAGGCAGATGGTATATGGCTGCCAGAAACACTGGATTGAGCACCTTGGTGGCaaaggagaggagagatCAAGCTCTGTCAGTCCTACATTTGCGTTCCCAAATGCTTCCATCACTTTAAC TCCTATCTTGTTCTACATGATGTCTATCGTTCCAACCTCGGCTACCACCAGCTTGATGCGCTATGAGGTTTACCGAGCTAAGGACGCCACTGATAAAGCATTTAGAGAAAAGCTAGACTTCTTTGCTCAAGTTGAGGGAGAGGACAAGTGGCTTGCGAATGGAGCTCAGGGTAATCTGAACAGCGACACTTACACCACCGGCCCATTCCATCCAGAGGTTGAGGAAGGTGTGACTTTTGTCACCAGCTTAATCAAAGACGTTTTGCATCAACACGTGGACGAGGAAAAGAAGCGTGGCGATGAGTGGTGGCCTGCACGCAGGGCTTTAGTAAAGAAGACttctgaagaggatgaggtaTTCTGCCGCGGAGTTTGCCAAAACTCAACACTGAACGGCAACAGTGCGGGAGAGGAATTGGCTTGGTGA
- a CDS encoding uncharacterized protein (expressed protein), translated as MNVVQPDDALDDSPRAIRYGLAPSKQAQKWDEATWERGHLVQRWRQWVRRQGAIETTSSERTVTERRSETRGTTHTKDAITEDEATTTEDEATTTQNEVTTTDEPKSTAQEATTKGTSTQESSVSSTVLSTSTEMSSGSSFTTSSTVTSTEPGASCYSTTVKTSIVCSITTDGHTESASCITNRMTSSTCAPGLLCEIHPGSGVTVCMEQHNEIGTEGIIVGAFFGACIAGCIAVLVGMCLKDKRARKRFQNIKRAKTLRKMNTATLEEEATLIAGSTN; from the coding sequence ATGAACGTCGTTCAGCCGGATGACGCTCTAGATGATTCGCCACGTGCAATAAGATATGGACTCGCTCCTTCAAAACAGGCGCAAAAATGGGACGAGGCGACATGGGAAAGGGGACACCTAGTGCAACGTTGGCGGCAATGGGTTCGACGGCAAGGCGCGATTGAAACCACCAGCAGTGAAAGAACAGTTACAGAGAGAAGATCCGAAACGAGAGGGACCACTCATACGAAAGATGCGATAACAGAAGACGAAGCAACGACGACAGAAGACGAGGCTACAACCACGCAAAACGAAGTTACAACAACAGACGAACCAAAATCAACTGCACAAGAGGCTACTACCAAGGGAACATCTACCCAAGAATCCTCGGTATCGTCGACGGTGCTGTCTACGTCCACCGAAATGTCGAGCGGCTCGAGTTTCACCACAAGCAGTACCGTAACTTCGACGGAACCTGGTGCTTCCTGCTACAGTACAACTGTCAAGACCAGCATAGTTTGCTCTATTACCACTGACGGTCATACTGAGAGTGCTTCTTGTATTACGAATAGGATGACGTCCAGTACATGTGCTCCTGGTCTATTGTGCGAGATACATCCTGGCTCTGGCGTCACGGTCTGCATGGAGCAACACAACGAAATCGGCACCGAAGGTATAATTGTGGGAGCGTTTTTTGGTGCTTGCATTGCAGGATGTATAGCTGTCTTGGTTGGCATGTGTCTCAAGGATAAGCGCGCCCGGAAAAGGTTTCAGAACATAAAACGGGCTAAGACATTGAGAAAGATGAACACGGCGACGctggaagaggaggcaaCCCTCATCGCTGGTTCTACGAACTAA